The Seleniivibrio woodruffii genome window below encodes:
- the tatA gene encoding twin-arginine translocase TatA/TatE family subunit, translating into MFGLGSTEIVVILVIALVVFGAGKLPQIGEGMGKAIKNFKKAANEVDTSDVVDITPKSQKKIADDEEKKA; encoded by the coding sequence ATGTTCGGACTTGGTTCTACAGAAATTGTTGTTATTTTAGTTATCGCACTTGTTGTATTCGGTGCAGGCAAACTTCCCCAGATCGGTGAAGGAATGGGAAAAGCCATCAAAAACTTTAAGAAAGCCGCTAACGAAGTGGACACCAGCGATGTAGTGGATATCACACCTAAATCACAAAAAAAGATCGCTGACGACGAAGAAAAGAAAGCCTGA
- a CDS encoding energy-coupling factor transporter transmembrane component T: MAAGVKTAAGSVLYELNPAVKLIIFLSIIQMVGMSGSVLSYSLITIPAILVQFFARIHPIDVFYKIKPFITVLIVTFAVNFFFAAGLKSSAVLTYRFFLIIYYSILLTAVTDTRALVALLSLPVRGKAGKNLRVVMMVALEFIPIFIDDAKRTVKKITLSPEYSGKAYKVFLRPNEYIKPLMHSLLNHADTVAKKVEAGEYAAVPLRMPGMYEMLLGACAVAFAVLYAVI, encoded by the coding sequence ATGGCAGCAGGCGTTAAGACTGCTGCCGGTTCCGTTCTCTACGAGCTGAATCCGGCGGTTAAGCTGATCATATTTCTGAGTATAATCCAGATGGTCGGCATGTCCGGTTCGGTATTGTCATATTCGCTGATAACCATTCCCGCAATACTGGTGCAGTTTTTTGCAAGGATACATCCCATCGATGTGTTCTATAAGATTAAACCGTTCATAACAGTGCTTATTGTCACATTTGCGGTGAATTTTTTCTTTGCGGCGGGACTTAAAAGCTCTGCGGTTTTGACATATCGCTTTTTTCTGATTATATATTATTCAATCCTGCTTACTGCCGTCACCGACACCAGGGCGCTGGTTGCCCTGCTCTCTCTGCCTGTGCGGGGTAAGGCGGGAAAAAACCTGCGAGTGGTGATGATGGTGGCTCTGGAGTTTATCCCGATTTTCATTGACGATGCCAAAAGAACAGTTAAAAAGATCACTCTTTCGCCCGAATACAGCGGAAAGGCTTATAAGGTTTTTCTGCGCCCCAACGAATATATTAAACCTCTGATGCACAGCCTGCTGAACCATGCGGATACTGTGGCGAAGAAGGTCGAGGCGGGGGAATATGCGGCTGTTCCGCTCAGGATGCCTGGGATGTATGAGATGCTTCTGGGAGCCTGCGCAGTGGCTTTTGCGGTGCTTTATGCAGTTATATAA
- the truA gene encoding tRNA pseudouridine(38-40) synthase TruA — MQLYNKAVIIQYDGTNYSGWQWQTHSPSIQEELQKALKVVYKRDVNAVGSGRTDSGVHSIGQTANFITDTYIPDEAVVLGLNSILPMDISITKAWDVPLEFHAQKSAKSKTYLYRMYPSRVRSAFMHNRAWWVKGRLDLSGAAEILSAFEGTHDFTACCAAESLRENCVRTIYFTKFYKEGDVWCLEVNGSGFLHNMVRIITGTVVKFCRDGHGPERVRQMLETKNRKLGGPTAPAEGLYLKEVFY; from the coding sequence ATGCAGTTATATAACAAAGCGGTCATCATCCAGTACGACGGAACAAACTATTCCGGCTGGCAGTGGCAGACCCACTCCCCTTCTATTCAGGAGGAACTGCAAAAGGCGCTGAAAGTGGTTTACAAAAGGGATGTTAATGCTGTCGGCTCAGGCAGGACAGATTCGGGAGTGCACTCCATAGGCCAGACTGCAAATTTTATCACCGATACCTATATCCCCGATGAAGCGGTGGTGCTGGGGCTGAACAGTATTCTGCCGATGGACATTTCAATTACGAAGGCATGGGATGTTCCTCTGGAGTTTCATGCTCAGAAATCAGCAAAATCCAAAACATATTTGTATCGAATGTACCCTTCCAGAGTGCGCAGCGCTTTCATGCATAACAGAGCATGGTGGGTCAAGGGGCGTCTGGACTTATCCGGAGCGGCGGAGATTCTTTCTGCGTTTGAGGGTACCCACGATTTCACAGCCTGCTGTGCGGCGGAGAGCCTGCGGGAAAACTGCGTCAGAACAATATATTTCACAAAGTTTTATAAAGAGGGTGATGTCTGGTGTCTGGAGGTGAACGGAAGCGGATTCCTCCACAACATGGTGCGGATAATCACCGGAACGGTGGTGAAGTTCTGCCGTGACGGTCACGGACCTGAAAGGGTCAGGCAGATGCTTGAAACAAAAAACAGAAAGCTCGGCGGTCCGACGGCACCCGCCGAGGGCTTATATCTTAAAGAAGTCTTCTATTAA
- a CDS encoding zinc dependent phospholipase C family protein, translating into MPFLVIIAVFALPDVSFAWGFETHINIGMQILQSSKISVIANNPQFFLCGNIFPDLFNLFKDFSKFKKELPTHSWQTVSKLFNDVRGDEEQAFAYGYSAHLSADIIAHNHMVPQHIAYVDEGRMRSHLLFEMAEESVHNNRYSNMLMMLLRFSPKYGNIFLRNMGIKQEWFETETKAIRFGVMSQKTLKLHAISRAIKKSAQPGFEERVGYFREAAIKQAIEAVEQGFAHLEQRDPSGKDSMESARRMRREMLKTNSKKELRDEYHNHIDQKLFPLNENDAS; encoded by the coding sequence ATGCCCTTTCTGGTAATCATAGCAGTGTTTGCTCTGCCGGACGTTTCGTTTGCATGGGGATTTGAAACCCATATAAATATCGGCATGCAGATACTGCAGAGCAGTAAAATAAGTGTTATCGCCAACAACCCGCAGTTCTTTCTGTGCGGGAACATATTCCCCGATCTTTTCAACCTTTTCAAGGATTTCTCCAAATTTAAGAAGGAGCTGCCCACCCACAGCTGGCAGACGGTCTCAAAATTGTTCAACGACGTCCGGGGTGATGAGGAGCAGGCGTTTGCCTATGGCTACAGTGCCCATCTCTCGGCGGATATAATCGCCCACAACCACATGGTTCCTCAGCATATTGCATATGTTGACGAAGGGCGCATGCGCTCCCACCTTCTGTTTGAAATGGCCGAGGAATCGGTTCATAACAACCGCTATTCGAATATGCTGATGATGCTTCTGCGTTTTTCGCCCAAATACGGCAATATATTCCTCAGAAACATGGGGATAAAGCAGGAGTGGTTCGAAACGGAGACAAAAGCCATCAGATTCGGCGTAATGTCGCAGAAGACCCTGAAACTCCACGCCATTTCAAGGGCGATTAAAAAGTCCGCCCAGCCGGGATTTGAAGAGCGGGTGGGCTATTTTCGTGAGGCCGCAATAAAGCAGGCCATAGAGGCTGTCGAGCAGGGATTTGCACATCTGGAACAGAGAGATCCGTCGGGCAAAGACAGCATGGAGTCCGCCCGCAGAATGCGCAGAGAGATGCTGAAAACCAATTCAAAAAAAGAACTTCGGGACGAATATCACAACCACATCGATCAGAAACTGTTCCCTCTGAACGAAAACGACGCATCCTGA
- a CDS encoding enoyl-CoA hydratase/isomerase family protein: protein MSSISHSVKDGACFITVSCENSGNPFYMETLQELFSALDAAEGDKDVNLAVIRSGQAGVFSKGHDIERLSKADTAVIKQYNLLGQRLISYIRKMKKPVLAAVDGDCFGPAFELILACDIVYASAKSRFGFNETEYGFVPGFGGTQLAARKAYETFAKYLVFTGEPVGAAELFAKGMVTKITDCADSLEKAVTETAQLMSKRSSFAVGLAKETINSTIDMDFDKGLLLEQNAFTFSFSTFDKTEGTKAFVEKREPQFRDRWEDYRF from the coding sequence ATGAGCAGTATTTCCCATTCAGTCAAAGACGGAGCCTGTTTCATAACTGTTTCATGTGAAAACTCAGGCAATCCGTTCTATATGGAGACACTTCAGGAGCTTTTTTCGGCACTTGATGCCGCAGAGGGCGACAAAGACGTCAATCTGGCCGTAATCAGAAGCGGTCAGGCGGGTGTTTTTTCAAAAGGACACGACATCGAAAGACTTTCAAAGGCGGACACGGCGGTCATAAAACAATATAACCTTCTGGGTCAGCGTCTTATCTCTTATATCAGAAAGATGAAAAAGCCTGTGCTGGCCGCTGTCGACGGCGACTGCTTCGGCCCCGCATTCGAGCTTATCCTTGCCTGCGACATAGTGTATGCTTCGGCAAAGAGCCGTTTCGGATTCAATGAGACTGAGTATGGTTTCGTTCCGGGCTTCGGCGGCACTCAGCTTGCCGCCAGAAAGGCTTATGAGACGTTCGCAAAATATCTTGTTTTCACAGGTGAGCCTGTCGGAGCGGCAGAACTTTTTGCGAAGGGCATGGTCACAAAAATAACCGACTGCGCCGATTCACTGGAAAAAGCGGTGACAGAAACCGCACAGCTGATGAGCAAACGCAGCTCTTTTGCGGTGGGGCTGGCCAAAGAGACGATTAACAGCACGATAGATATGGATTTCGACAAGGGGCTTCTGCTGGAGCAGAATGCGTTCACCTTCTCATTTTCGACCTTCGACAAGACCGAGGGCACAAAGGCCTTTGTTGAGAAGCGTGAACCGCAGTTCAGAGACAGATGGGAAGATTACAGGTTCTGA
- a CDS encoding enoyl-CoA hydratase/isomerase family protein, with amino-acid sequence MVETRIEGLTAHIRLIPQTGQFTLLDVETIKEIIKNLRMVKESPAKCLRIYGEGGCFAVGADLRTLSTYDGFDAKWFSMLGNTMFGTMRTMPQVVIAEIDGFCMGGGMDFAAACDFRYATGKSKFAHPGSKLGIITGFGGTQAIPRLMKSACASEFLITGNAFDTDYMLKGGFLKGVAHNTEELMHMTGILCEKINRKSRTLLSGFKLSLNGSAGI; translated from the coding sequence ATGGTAGAAACACGCATAGAAGGGCTGACCGCCCATATCAGGCTTATTCCCCAGACAGGGCAGTTCACTCTGCTGGATGTTGAGACCATTAAAGAGATAATAAAGAACCTGCGAATGGTGAAGGAGAGCCCTGCCAAATGTCTGCGGATATACGGCGAGGGCGGATGTTTTGCCGTGGGTGCCGATCTCAGAACACTGAGCACCTATGACGGGTTTGATGCCAAATGGTTTTCAATGCTCGGCAACACAATGTTCGGCACGATGCGGACAATGCCTCAGGTCGTCATAGCTGAGATAGACGGTTTCTGCATGGGCGGCGGAATGGATTTTGCGGCGGCGTGCGATTTCCGATATGCCACAGGCAAAAGTAAGTTCGCACATCCGGGGTCGAAACTGGGGATCATAACCGGATTCGGCGGCACACAGGCGATACCCAGACTGATGAAGTCGGCCTGTGCTTCGGAGTTTCTCATAACCGGAAACGCATTTGACACGGATTATATGCTGAAAGGCGGATTTCTGAAAGGTGTTGCGCACAACACGGAAGAGCTGATGCATATGACCGGCATTCTTTGTGAGAAGATAAACCGCAAGAGCAGAACCCTGCTCTCAGGTTTCAAGCTTTCGCTGAACGGTTCGGCGGGGATATAA
- a CDS encoding MBL fold metallo-hydrolase produces the protein MGKIFLAAALIVVVVFATYEKKAVYASENFRDGKFHNLTETPTGISGNKLGSIYRILFQSGKFSPKETIKAHRINPAYAVSNTEGQLQAVWLGHASVMLKYDNLKIITDPVFSERVSPFSFMGPKRFSDINPIEGTDMGFIDAVIISHNHYDHLDEKAVKALKDRVGMFVVPLGVGEYLKEWGVDPLHIVELDWFGSLSMPDIKITATPAQHRSGRGYFDGNKTFWASWVIELGGKRVYFSGDSGYTDIFGNIGQTYGPFDLALMDIGAYNSKWPYSHMTPEQAVQASVELGAGLVLPIHWGTFTLSEFHWKEPADRFTAEAEKSGLKYVVPEIGQPFTVGGYNPTARWWDNYK, from the coding sequence TTGGGAAAGATATTTTTGGCCGCAGCGCTTATTGTTGTTGTAGTGTTTGCTACATATGAGAAAAAAGCTGTTTATGCATCGGAGAACTTCAGGGACGGAAAGTTCCACAACCTGACAGAAACTCCCACGGGGATATCAGGGAACAAACTCGGCTCCATTTACAGGATCCTTTTTCAGAGCGGAAAATTCTCCCCGAAAGAGACCATCAAGGCTCACAGGATAAATCCCGCATATGCTGTGTCAAACACCGAAGGACAGCTTCAGGCTGTGTGGCTCGGTCATGCCAGCGTAATGCTTAAATATGACAACCTCAAGATAATAACAGACCCCGTATTTTCGGAAAGGGTTTCGCCCTTCAGCTTTATGGGGCCTAAAAGATTCAGCGATATAAACCCCATCGAGGGAACCGACATGGGCTTTATCGATGCGGTGATAATCTCTCACAACCATTACGACCACCTTGACGAAAAGGCTGTGAAAGCCCTTAAAGACAGAGTGGGAATGTTCGTTGTTCCCCTTGGTGTCGGCGAATATCTGAAAGAGTGGGGAGTCGATCCACTGCATATTGTTGAGTTGGACTGGTTCGGTTCGCTCTCCATGCCCGACATTAAGATAACTGCAACTCCCGCACAGCACAGATCAGGCAGGGGCTATTTTGACGGCAACAAGACATTCTGGGCTTCGTGGGTTATTGAGCTGGGCGGAAAGAGAGTGTATTTCAGCGGCGATTCAGGCTACACGGATATATTCGGCAACATAGGACAAACTTACGGTCCTTTTGATCTGGCTCTTATGGATATCGGGGCATACAACAGCAAATGGCCGTATAGCCATATGACACCGGAACAGGCTGTTCAGGCCTCTGTGGAGCTTGGCGCAGGACTTGTTCTGCCAATCCACTGGGGAACGTTCACCCTTTCGGAGTTCCACTGGAAAGAACCCGCAGACAGGTTTACCGCTGAGGCCGAAAAGAGCGGTTTGAAATATGTTGTCCCTGAGATAGGACAGCCATTCACCGTGGGCGGATATAACCCCACTGCCAGATGGTGGGACAACTATAAATGA
- a CDS encoding DUF2461 domain-containing protein has product MKKQPEFKGFSEKSLAFLAGMRENNEHEWYEAHKDEYVKYVQEPMKALSFELSDVMLSVDEYFVTGGRTVSRIRRDTRFSRNKLPYKSVSWLVFKRPNKDWISLPAFFFELNPEGYMYGMGFYSAEPSTMKSFRNIIDSQRKRFDEAVDFYYTDKTQPFTLVGDKYKRILDASKDERTMDWYQRKNLCLLAERPVEPVLFNSSLAGTLLEDFFRAAPLYRLFLEASRTPAE; this is encoded by the coding sequence ATGAAAAAACAGCCTGAGTTCAAAGGATTTTCCGAAAAGTCGCTGGCGTTTCTGGCGGGAATGCGTGAGAACAATGAACACGAATGGTACGAAGCTCATAAAGATGAGTATGTGAAATACGTTCAGGAACCGATGAAGGCTCTCTCATTCGAGCTTTCGGACGTCATGCTCTCTGTTGACGAATATTTTGTCACCGGAGGCAGAACAGTTTCCCGTATACGCAGGGATACCCGCTTTTCCAGAAATAAGTTGCCGTACAAGTCAGTCAGCTGGCTTGTTTTCAAACGGCCGAACAAAGACTGGATCTCACTTCCGGCGTTCTTTTTCGAGCTGAATCCGGAAGGATATATGTACGGAATGGGATTTTACAGCGCAGAGCCTTCGACTATGAAGAGCTTCCGCAATATCATAGATTCCCAGAGGAAGAGATTTGACGAGGCGGTGGATTTTTACTATACGGATAAAACCCAGCCCTTCACTTTGGTGGGTGATAAGTACAAAAGAATACTGGACGCATCAAAGGATGAGCGCACCATGGATTGGTATCAGAGAAAAAACCTTTGCCTGCTGGCGGAAAGGCCTGTGGAACCTGTTCTGTTCAACAGCAGTCTGGCCGGAACGCTCCTTGAGGACTTTTTCAGGGCTGCGCCTTTATATCGTCTTTTTCTGGAGGCATCAAGAACTCCGGCCGAGTGA
- a CDS encoding RrF2 family transcriptional regulator — protein sequence MRISKKTEYAVHSVLYITYYKDRTVLLDELSAQGISREYLAKVMRLLTKSGILKSSVGVNGGYVLAKPSDCITLEDIFNAVEGDTFYKCESRSRKCGLAGRCGLSDAFSSAKAMFLNELRKRKISEMLDISLSDGSWMKNLKPAG from the coding sequence ATGCGAATATCCAAGAAAACCGAGTACGCTGTGCACAGTGTGCTCTATATTACCTATTACAAAGACCGGACAGTTCTGTTGGATGAACTTTCTGCGCAGGGAATTTCCAGAGAGTATCTGGCGAAGGTGATGCGTCTGCTCACAAAGAGCGGAATATTGAAGTCCTCCGTGGGGGTAAATGGAGGATATGTTTTAGCCAAGCCTTCGGACTGCATTACTCTGGAAGACATTTTCAACGCTGTTGAAGGGGATACTTTCTACAAATGCGAAAGCAGATCCAGAAAGTGCGGATTGGCCGGAAGATGCGGCCTGAGCGATGCTTTCAGCTCTGCGAAAGCCATGTTTCTGAATGAACTGAGAAAAAGAAAGATATCGGAAATGCTTGATATAAGCCTCTCCGACGGAAGCTGGATGAAGAATTTAAAACCTGCGGGATAG